Proteins encoded together in one Aminipila butyrica window:
- a CDS encoding penicillin-binding transpeptidase domain-containing protein: protein MEKALKSRYGQIVLVVIVLMVILFLRLFVLTVMENEVWKEKATNISTKSIYTKAPRGEILDRYGRVIAGNKQAFTLQINAGEATDEEVNRVCSEVVRILEKNGEQYFDNLPIIMENGKFSYTYDNDIAEWLTEQEMPTNFTAQKAFDELRIRYEIGDALDKYEAQSELQNVYKIYPPISVKNMEFTKELDKQSFLGRYKLDKETLTEKKEANTELSAEEAFERLRTYFAIDPMVSNEQARKIMVIRNEVKAMGARKYLPASIAKGISDNTIVEIEERSAELPQVKVVSETMRYYPNINTAAHIIGYLGQISESDKEHYVDKLGYNANDLIGKEGIESGYETTLKGKDGIKDVQVNAIGELVRTISETEPQKGKDVYLTVDLELQKTAEDALEQALKQIQVGGTFKSEYGNYHYSTAYKNANVGAVVAIEVETGDVLALASAPDFDPNLFASGISKEDWNALQSQNPRDSMSPAPLYNVATMTPVQPGSTFKMVTATAALESGLDPNRKLHDGGVVMVGNRPYACLIWHRSGGSHGNIDLAEALEVSCNYYFYDIATGKDYYKGTKLGYNKPISIDIITSYAEQYGLGKPTGIEIPERVIGVPTAEKKMEQMKSSLRTVLKGKAEKYFEKSTLQDEEKLNKSIDVIVGWTEENPTKNVVVKRLTEMKLGVKENMIDSLADLCKYTYFNYATWTLGDEFNIAIGQGENAYTPLQMANYVATLGNKGVHNQVSLIRAIEDQQPIEREPGTKIELSNDKYLDDIIEGMKLVVNGSKGSLRSIFAGFPVEVAGKTGTAEKSGKIHPPDEVAYIQQHLRQINGKLTFEQVETEMKRLMKAEPDIYRTKDGAVRQAVINLSKGTVDYEKIDAYKSNYDNFAWVLTMAPADNPKIAVAVMIVQGGTAGYAAPVAREVIGKYLQLDKTYENFSLSTTIQ, encoded by the coding sequence ATGGAAAAAGCATTAAAATCGAGATATGGTCAGATTGTGTTGGTCGTCATCGTACTGATGGTGATTTTGTTTTTACGGTTATTTGTCCTGACTGTTATGGAAAATGAAGTGTGGAAGGAGAAAGCCACCAACATAAGCACCAAGAGTATTTACACGAAAGCGCCCAGAGGGGAAATCCTCGATCGGTATGGCCGGGTCATCGCTGGCAATAAGCAGGCTTTTACGCTGCAAATTAATGCAGGGGAAGCTACGGACGAAGAGGTGAACCGGGTGTGCAGTGAAGTCGTTCGCATTTTGGAAAAGAATGGCGAACAATACTTTGATAATCTGCCTATCATCATGGAAAACGGCAAATTTTCCTATACTTATGATAACGATATTGCAGAGTGGCTGACGGAGCAGGAGATGCCCACAAATTTTACAGCCCAAAAAGCTTTTGATGAGCTGCGGATTCGCTATGAGATTGGCGATGCCCTGGACAAGTACGAGGCTCAATCAGAATTACAGAATGTATATAAGATTTATCCACCTATTTCAGTAAAAAATATGGAATTCACCAAAGAACTGGACAAACAAAGTTTTCTTGGCAGATATAAATTAGATAAAGAGACTTTAACGGAAAAAAAGGAAGCCAATACAGAGCTTTCCGCAGAAGAGGCTTTTGAGCGGCTGCGGACCTACTTTGCCATCGACCCTATGGTTTCCAATGAGCAGGCTAGAAAGATTATGGTCATTCGCAACGAGGTCAAGGCCATGGGTGCACGAAAGTATTTACCGGCCAGCATTGCTAAGGGGATTTCTGACAACACCATCGTGGAAATCGAAGAGCGCAGTGCAGAACTCCCTCAGGTGAAGGTGGTGTCGGAGACTATGCGCTATTATCCCAACATCAACACGGCCGCCCATATTATTGGCTATCTGGGGCAGATTTCTGAAAGCGATAAAGAACATTACGTGGACAAATTAGGCTACAATGCCAACGACCTAATTGGAAAAGAGGGGATTGAAAGCGGCTATGAGACGACCTTAAAGGGTAAAGATGGCATTAAAGACGTTCAGGTTAACGCTATCGGTGAGCTAGTCCGCACGATTAGTGAAACAGAGCCTCAAAAGGGTAAGGACGTATACTTGACCGTCGACCTAGAATTGCAGAAAACTGCCGAAGATGCCTTAGAGCAGGCACTGAAGCAAATTCAGGTAGGCGGAACATTTAAAAGCGAATATGGTAATTACCATTATTCCACTGCCTATAAAAACGCAAATGTCGGAGCCGTAGTGGCTATTGAGGTGGAGACCGGAGATGTACTGGCTTTGGCCAGCGCGCCGGATTTCGACCCAAACTTGTTTGCCAGTGGAATCAGCAAGGAGGACTGGAACGCCTTGCAAAGCCAGAATCCCAGAGACTCTATGTCTCCAGCACCTTTGTACAACGTTGCCACGATGACGCCGGTACAGCCTGGTTCCACCTTTAAGATGGTTACGGCTACGGCGGCTCTGGAGAGCGGCTTGGACCCAAACCGTAAACTTCACGATGGTGGTGTGGTCATGGTGGGAAATCGGCCTTACGCCTGCTTGATTTGGCACAGAAGCGGCGGCTCTCACGGTAATATTGACCTGGCAGAGGCTCTGGAAGTGTCCTGTAATTACTACTTTTATGATATTGCTACAGGCAAGGACTATTACAAAGGAACCAAGCTGGGGTACAATAAGCCCATCAGCATTGATATCATTACTTCTTACGCGGAACAGTATGGGCTAGGAAAGCCTACCGGCATCGAGATCCCCGAGCGGGTAATCGGCGTGCCGACGGCGGAAAAGAAGATGGAGCAGATGAAATCCAGCCTGCGAACGGTGCTGAAGGGTAAGGCAGAGAAATACTTTGAGAAAAGCACCCTTCAGGACGAGGAAAAGCTCAACAAGAGCATAGACGTTATCGTCGGCTGGACGGAAGAAAATCCAACAAAGAATGTGGTAGTTAAACGGCTGACGGAAATGAAGCTGGGCGTCAAGGAGAACATGATTGATTCTCTGGCGGATTTGTGCAAATACACCTACTTTAACTATGCAACCTGGACCTTGGGTGATGAGTTTAACATCGCTATCGGACAGGGAGAAAATGCCTATACGCCATTGCAGATGGCCAATTACGTGGCTACTTTAGGCAACAAGGGCGTTCACAATCAAGTGAGTCTGATTCGAGCGATTGAAGACCAGCAGCCGATTGAGCGGGAACCAGGCACCAAGATTGAACTCAGCAATGATAAGTATCTTGATGACATTATCGAAGGCATGAAGCTGGTGGTTAACGGCTCGAAAGGGAGTTTACGGAGCATCTTTGCTGGTTTCCCCGTGGAAGTAGCCGGTAAGACCGGTACAGCGGAAAAATCTGGTAAGATTCATCCACCTGACGAAGTGGCCTACATCCAGCAGCACCTCCGGCAGATTAACGGAAAACTGACCTTTGAGCAGGTGGAAACAGAGATGAAGCGTCTGATGAAGGCGGAACCGGATATTTACAGGACAAAGGATGGTGCAGTACGCCAGGCGGTAATCAACCTGAGCAAAGGCACAGTGGACTATGAGAAGATCGATGCCTATAAGAGCAATTACGATAACTTCGCTTGGGTGCTGACCATGGCCCCTGCGGACAATCCAAAGATTGCTGTGGCAGTTATGATTGTTCAGGGCGGTACGGCAGGTTATGCTGCACCGGTAGCTCGCGAAGTCATCGGCAAATATTTGCAGTTAGATAAGACATATGAGAATTTTAGCTTGAGTACAACCATACAATAA
- the mreD gene encoding rod shape-determining protein MreD — protein MKKRWAALIFFVAFLLQGTVLHLFSIYGATPNLILCLVVIFSFLYEDFNGPVLGVVFGLLADVCMAQYVGVAALTYLLVSLLVIHMRETINKEHLASIILVSVGSTVLYNFIYFLIRSGLGSSYSLLYWLKLQPLYILYNSLIVFVLYLVFIKRVVKYRNDRYLIWKKH, from the coding sequence ATGAAGAAGAGATGGGCCGCCCTGATTTTTTTCGTCGCATTTTTGTTGCAGGGAACAGTATTACATCTATTTTCCATTTATGGTGCTACTCCAAATCTGATTTTGTGTCTGGTGGTAATTTTCTCTTTCTTATATGAGGATTTCAACGGGCCTGTTTTAGGAGTAGTTTTTGGCTTGCTTGCAGACGTGTGTATGGCCCAATATGTGGGCGTGGCGGCCCTTACCTACCTGTTGGTGAGTTTGTTGGTTATCCATATGAGAGAGACCATTAACAAGGAACATTTGGCTTCAATCATCCTCGTTTCGGTAGGATCCACCGTTCTTTACAACTTTATATATTTTCTGATTCGGTCAGGATTAGGCAGCAGCTATTCTCTGCTATACTGGTTAAAGTTGCAGCCCTTATACATCCTCTATAATTCCCTGATCGTGTTTGTCCTGTACCTGGTCTTTATCAAGCGGGTAGTTAAGTATAGAAATGACAGGTATCTGATATGGAAAAAGCATTAA
- the mreC gene encoding rod shape-determining protein MreC gives MRFIREHKLFSLLITVLLLLSITIIVSYKTGGKQGFIGDLLQTGTTAVQKPLSGGTDTVKGNARGLLQFKQVVAENDELKDEVSKLQQQVIKLTMKKDELQQLQELSNVLNYESVADSQNVVSANIVSLDGSNWFNLFTIDRGEESGIKKDCIVINGDGLVGRVSQTGPGWSKVVSIIDESNSVSFMVLRDMSLIGIVSGDSSGSLSGFMLDNKASVMEGDELVTSNLGLYPAGIKIGKIKSVEYNSDTQLKTVKIKPSVSFKSLQKVAVII, from the coding sequence ATGAGGTTTATCAGAGAACATAAATTATTTAGCTTATTGATAACAGTCCTGTTGCTTTTGAGCATCACCATCATTGTCTCTTACAAGACAGGAGGGAAGCAGGGCTTTATAGGCGATTTGCTCCAGACTGGTACGACGGCTGTCCAGAAGCCTCTGTCAGGAGGTACAGACACCGTAAAAGGCAATGCCAGAGGGCTATTGCAATTTAAACAGGTGGTAGCAGAAAACGACGAGTTAAAGGATGAAGTCAGCAAACTTCAACAGCAGGTGATTAAGCTGACTATGAAAAAGGATGAGTTGCAGCAGCTGCAGGAGCTATCCAATGTGTTAAATTATGAGAGCGTGGCAGACAGCCAGAATGTGGTTTCTGCAAACATCGTTTCGCTGGACGGCTCCAACTGGTTCAATCTCTTTACCATCGACAGAGGTGAGGAGAGCGGCATTAAGAAGGACTGCATTGTTATCAATGGGGATGGTTTGGTGGGACGGGTTTCTCAGACGGGCCCGGGTTGGTCCAAAGTGGTATCCATCATCGATGAGTCCAACAGCGTTAGTTTTATGGTGCTCCGAGATATGAGCTTGATTGGCATTGTATCTGGAGACAGCAGCGGCTCGCTGTCGGGTTTTATGTTGGATAACAAGGCCAGTGTTATGGAAGGGGATGAGTTGGTGACTTCCAACTTAGGGCTTTATCCAGCTGGCATTAAAATCGGCAAGATTAAATCGGTGGAATACAACAGCGATACCCAGCTGAAAACAGTGAAGATTAAGCCAAGCGTTTCCTTTAAGAGCTTGCAGAAGGTGGCGGTCATAATATGA
- the mreB gene encoding rod shape-determining protein, producing the protein MFFRNDMGIDLGTANTLIYMKEKGIVLNEPSVIAMDKLTNSVMATGTQAKRMIGKTPATIEVVRPLREGVISDFDMTTEMIRVFIRRALGNKTSNNLRISIGVPSGVTEVEKRAVEEVVRQMGAKEVYILEEPMAAAIGSNLAIDEAEGCMICDIGGGTTDIAIIALGGIVTSISLRYAGDKLNDAIVAYMRKNFNLAIGDKTAEELKIKVGCAMIETDEDGNEITLTEKARGRDIISGLPATVEVTNRDMLIALEESVETIIDGIKSTLEKAPPEIAADIVNNGLVLSGGGGMLSQLDKLISQKTGMLVMVEENAFEAVALGTGKSLEDLDKLKRYACVSRR; encoded by the coding sequence ATGTTTTTTAGAAATGATATGGGCATAGATTTAGGTACGGCTAATACTTTGATATATATGAAGGAAAAGGGCATAGTATTAAATGAGCCGTCCGTTATCGCTATGGATAAATTAACCAATTCTGTCATGGCCACAGGAACGCAAGCCAAGCGGATGATTGGCAAGACGCCGGCTACCATTGAGGTGGTCCGTCCGCTGAGGGAAGGGGTTATTTCCGACTTTGACATGACTACCGAAATGATCCGGGTATTTATCCGCCGGGCCTTGGGTAACAAAACCTCCAACAATCTGCGGATTTCCATCGGTGTTCCCAGCGGTGTCACCGAAGTAGAGAAGCGGGCTGTGGAAGAAGTGGTTCGCCAAATGGGAGCCAAAGAGGTTTACATCTTAGAAGAGCCAATGGCAGCTGCTATCGGTTCCAATCTGGCTATTGACGAGGCGGAAGGCTGTATGATTTGCGACATCGGCGGGGGCACCACAGATATCGCCATCATTGCTCTGGGGGGAATCGTCACTAGTATTTCTCTGCGGTATGCAGGAGATAAGCTGAACGATGCCATCGTGGCTTATATGCGAAAGAACTTTAACCTGGCCATCGGCGATAAAACAGCAGAGGAATTAAAAATCAAGGTGGGATGTGCCATGATTGAGACCGATGAGGACGGAAATGAAATCACCCTCACTGAAAAGGCTCGTGGCCGGGATATCATCTCCGGCTTGCCAGCGACAGTAGAGGTGACGAACCGGGATATGCTCATCGCTTTGGAGGAGTCGGTGGAAACAATCATTGATGGTATCAAATCAACCTTGGAAAAAGCGCCCCCTGAAATTGCAGCAGATATCGTCAACAACGGTCTGGTTCTGTCTGGCGGCGGCGGTATGCTTTCTCAGCTGGATAAATTGATTTCCCAGAAGACAGGCATGCTGGTCATGGTAGAAGAAAACGCTTTTGAAGCGGTGGCCTTGGGAACGGGAAAGAGCCTAGAGGATTTAGACAAACTGAAGCGGTACGCTTGCGTTTCGAGAAGATAG
- the radC gene encoding RadC family protein: protein MIIRELPADERPQEKLVIYGTSALSNAELLAVIIRTGTNRKSAVALANEVLTCRENGIHFLTECVPEELAEIQGIGRVKACQIVAAVELGRRIATKPRDLKINVNNPEVIANLFMEKMRYYKKEFFDVVILNTKGDVISVETAAIGDLNSTIVHPREIFCKAVKKSASAVIFVYNHPSGNPKPSREDLEITKRLAKAGEVLGIRVLDHIIIGDGTFFSFKNEDLI, encoded by the coding sequence ATGATAATAAGGGAACTTCCAGCAGATGAGAGACCTCAGGAAAAACTGGTGATTTACGGTACATCCGCTCTGTCCAACGCAGAACTTTTAGCGGTAATTATCCGCACCGGCACCAACAGGAAATCCGCTGTGGCGCTGGCTAATGAAGTGTTGACTTGCAGAGAAAACGGCATTCATTTTTTGACGGAATGTGTACCGGAAGAACTAGCTGAAATTCAAGGCATCGGACGAGTGAAAGCTTGTCAGATTGTGGCGGCAGTAGAACTTGGAAGACGGATTGCCACAAAACCGAGGGACTTAAAGATCAATGTAAATAACCCGGAAGTGATCGCAAACCTTTTTATGGAAAAAATGAGATACTATAAAAAGGAATTTTTTGATGTTGTAATACTTAACACCAAGGGCGATGTGATATCTGTGGAGACGGCCGCCATCGGCGACCTCAACAGTACAATCGTTCATCCAAGAGAAATATTTTGCAAAGCAGTGAAAAAAAGCGCATCGGCTGTCATTTTTGTGTACAACCATCCTAGTGGCAATCCCAAGCCCAGCAGAGAAGACCTGGAAATTACCAAGCGTCTGGCCAAGGCCGGTGAGGTGTTGGGTATTCGGGTGTTGGACCACATCATCATCGGTGACGGCACGTTTTTCAGCTTTAAGAATGAGGATCTAATATAG
- a CDS encoding DUF1540 domain-containing protein — MNNSYVNESIRCTVNQCKNHAQSKDNCALSSILVGTHEHNPTQDQCTDCKSFQMK; from the coding sequence ATGAACAATTCTTATGTAAATGAAAGCATTCGTTGTACCGTAAACCAATGTAAGAACCATGCGCAGAGCAAGGATAACTGCGCACTTTCTTCCATTCTGGTAGGTACTCATGAACACAACCCAACACAGGATCAGTGCACCGACTGTAAATCATTCCAGATGAAATAA
- the sigK gene encoding RNA polymerase sporulation sigma factor SigK, with product MGNSFPKPLTCKEEEYYLKLFEEGDLEAKNTLIVRNLRLVAHIVKKYSGGSANPDDLISIGTIGLIKAINTYSSKRSTRLATYAAKCIENEILMSIRSEKKRKLEISLNEPIGTDKDGNEINFNDILGSDPDTVLNDIHLKLQIKALYHAISHILTRREQLIVTKRYGISGEEPLTQRELAKKLGISRSYVSRIEKKAVGKLRDYLKP from the coding sequence ATGGGCAATTCCTTTCCAAAACCACTCACATGCAAGGAAGAGGAATACTACCTTAAACTTTTTGAAGAAGGCGACCTGGAAGCAAAAAATACATTGATTGTGCGTAACCTCCGTTTAGTTGCGCATATCGTTAAGAAGTATTCCGGCGGCAGTGCCAATCCCGATGACCTAATCTCCATCGGTACCATTGGACTGATTAAAGCCATCAATACTTACAGCAGCAAGCGGTCCACCAGGCTGGCTACCTATGCCGCTAAGTGCATCGAAAATGAAATTCTCATGTCCATCCGTTCTGAAAAAAAACGCAAGCTAGAGATCTCTCTCAATGAACCCATTGGCACCGATAAGGATGGAAATGAAATAAATTTCAACGATATACTTGGTTCGGATCCAGACACCGTTTTAAATGATATCCATTTAAAATTGCAGATAAAAGCGCTTTATCATGCCATCTCCCACATATTGACCAGGCGGGAGCAGCTAATCGTCACGAAGCGATACGGCATTTCAGGGGAAGAGCCCCTGACCCAGAGAGAACTGGCAAAAAAATTAGGTATCAGCCGTTCTTATGTCAGCCGCATCGAAAAGAAAGCCGTAGGCAAATTAAGGGATTACCTAAAGCCCTAG
- a CDS encoding ABC transporter substrate binding protein, whose amino-acid sequence MLKKEKKWEWIILIGAIFLVFALAASIYYFFFYRQAVAPVSQDYLAAKQVLFISSYSESFETLALQKEGIQQAFKGSDIRLDIEYMDMKNYDQAANLQLFYEMLRYKLENGPKYDAILLGDDAALEFAEAHQQELFPQIPMVFFCINDKEHAVKAGENPYITGAVEAMYLKETIDIALTFQPKAKKIIALYDDTLTGEGDRKLFYSLKGRYPGYHFGGLNASSYTLDEIQQRLEALSEDSILIYMSFFEDADKNQYAIKQSVEQLVSYTHIPVYRVSIGGVGEGLIGGKMTSYKNSGYLAASMVMDILKGADVADIPVSTEGEGQYYFDYEVLKKYDIKLSLVPKDAVVINKKITFLQEYREVLIPLLLFVLACLLVLLVVVADNLKHRRLTREAQASHDKLQETCNKLIGAEEKLKQQYDAIKAYNEYLESQKEYIRYQAEHDFLTQLPNRRAAMEKLDQLIKAGEQFAVIVMDIDDFKEINDSYGHACGDEVLKETSRRLLELMSDKLFYASRLGGDEFLLIIKKAKLESDSKILTQIKQIFTKPVVFEEKERYIQSSMGIAYFDEHVADGGEILSNADFAMYAAKNLGKNECVYYNAHMKDEALKRKDIKIIIDEACNQDGFYCVYQPQVNALTGLTEGYEALVRLKDYDIPPNQFISVAEETKAILTIGRLVTKQVVEQMAMWRQHGLELRPVAINFSSKQIKDKTYVQYLKELLEEHQISPELIEIEITESIFMNNNEKAMKLFKDFLSIGVRLALDDFGTGYSSINYLTYIPVSKIKLDKSLVDIYLTPGKDTFIKNIIRLVHCLGLKITVEGVEKKSQYHRLRKFGCDYIQGYYFSQPITGKEVEDLKNPLK is encoded by the coding sequence ATGTTGAAGAAAGAAAAGAAATGGGAGTGGATTATTTTAATTGGTGCAATTTTTCTGGTCTTTGCGTTGGCCGCATCGATTTATTACTTTTTCTTTTATAGACAGGCTGTGGCACCAGTCAGCCAGGATTACCTGGCTGCTAAGCAGGTACTTTTTATCAGCTCCTACAGTGAAAGCTTTGAAACCTTGGCCTTGCAGAAGGAGGGGATTCAACAGGCCTTTAAAGGCAGCGACATCCGGCTGGACATCGAATATATGGACATGAAGAATTATGATCAAGCAGCAAATCTCCAGCTATTCTATGAAATGCTCCGCTACAAGCTGGAAAATGGTCCAAAATATGATGCTATTCTCTTGGGGGATGATGCAGCTCTAGAATTTGCAGAGGCCCATCAGCAAGAACTGTTTCCACAGATACCCATGGTATTCTTTTGCATCAACGACAAAGAGCATGCGGTAAAAGCTGGGGAAAATCCTTATATTACCGGAGCGGTTGAGGCTATGTATCTGAAAGAAACTATTGACATAGCACTTACATTCCAGCCGAAGGCTAAAAAGATCATTGCCCTCTACGATGACACCTTGACGGGGGAAGGGGACCGAAAGCTGTTCTATTCCTTGAAAGGCAGGTACCCAGGATACCATTTTGGGGGGCTGAACGCTTCTTCCTATACCTTGGATGAAATTCAGCAAAGGCTGGAGGCTCTATCGGAGGACAGTATTCTGATTTATATGAGTTTTTTCGAGGATGCAGATAAAAATCAATATGCGATAAAGCAAAGTGTTGAACAGCTGGTGTCCTATACGCACATACCGGTATACCGCGTATCCATCGGCGGTGTAGGAGAAGGTTTGATTGGCGGCAAAATGACTTCTTATAAGAATTCTGGATACCTTGCTGCTTCCATGGTGATGGATATTCTCAAGGGTGCCGACGTGGCAGACATTCCTGTGTCGACAGAAGGAGAGGGCCAATATTATTTTGATTATGAGGTATTAAAGAAATATGATATCAAGCTATCCTTAGTGCCTAAAGATGCGGTGGTCATCAACAAGAAAATTACTTTCTTGCAAGAGTATAGGGAAGTGCTGATTCCGCTGCTGCTGTTCGTATTGGCGTGTCTGCTTGTGCTGCTGGTGGTGGTTGCTGACAACTTGAAGCATCGGCGGCTGACCAGGGAAGCACAGGCATCCCATGACAAGTTGCAGGAAACCTGCAATAAATTGATTGGGGCAGAAGAGAAATTAAAACAGCAGTACGATGCCATCAAGGCATACAACGAATACTTGGAATCACAAAAAGAATACATCCGTTATCAGGCGGAGCATGACTTTTTGACTCAACTGCCGAACCGGCGGGCTGCTATGGAAAAGTTGGATCAGCTTATCAAGGCAGGAGAACAATTTGCTGTAATCGTCATGGATATCGATGATTTTAAGGAAATTAATGATTCTTACGGACATGCCTGCGGTGATGAGGTTTTAAAAGAGACTTCTAGACGTCTGCTGGAACTGATGAGTGATAAACTTTTTTATGCTTCCCGGTTGGGAGGAGACGAATTCCTGTTGATTATTAAAAAGGCAAAATTGGAATCAGACAGCAAGATTTTGACACAGATTAAGCAGATATTTACCAAGCCGGTTGTCTTTGAGGAAAAGGAACGTTACATTCAAAGCAGCATGGGCATCGCCTATTTTGACGAGCATGTGGCTGATGGAGGAGAGATTCTCTCTAATGCGGACTTTGCCATGTATGCGGCAAAAAATCTGGGAAAGAACGAATGCGTCTACTATAATGCGCACATGAAAGATGAGGCCTTGAAGCGAAAGGACATCAAAATTATTATTGATGAAGCCTGTAATCAGGACGGCTTTTACTGTGTGTATCAGCCGCAAGTGAATGCACTCACTGGTCTGACCGAAGGCTATGAAGCCTTGGTCCGGCTAAAAGATTACGATATTCCGCCGAATCAGTTCATTTCTGTGGCAGAGGAAACAAAAGCTATTTTGACCATCGGACGCTTGGTGACCAAGCAGGTAGTGGAGCAAATGGCAATGTGGCGGCAGCACGGGCTGGAATTGCGCCCGGTGGCTATCAATTTTTCCAGCAAGCAAATTAAGGACAAAACCTATGTGCAATACTTAAAAGAATTGCTGGAAGAACACCAGATTTCACCGGAGCTGATCGAGATTGAAATAACGGAAAGTATTTTTATGAACAACAATGAAAAAGCAATGAAACTGTTTAAGGATTTTCTTTCTATCGGTGTTCGGCTGGCCTTGGATGACTTCGGCACAGGCTATTCGTCTATCAACTACTTGACCTATATTCCGGTGAGCAAAATCAAGCTAGATAAATCCCTGGTAGACATTTACCTGACCCCAGGGAAAGATACCTTTATCAAAAATATTATTCGCCTGGTTCACTGTTTGGGTTTAAAAATCACGGTGGAAGGGGTGGAGAAAAAGAGCCAGTACCACAGACTGCGGAAATTTGGCTGTGATTACATCCAAGGCTACTACTTTAGTCAGCCGATTACTGGAAAAGAAGTGGAAGATCTGAAAAATCCGTTAAAATAA
- a CDS encoding sensor domain-containing diguanylate cyclase has translation MDKQNKIFLKTLILIQVFLGVMMIGMLSLLAHNIADNNDHTLHMLAVDDTKQSMKKIIDDIITRIDLKREDIQNNTEAIIEVTAVGLSGSNPAQSTAAISQALKQTPYAETIQLLYEDKNNHQSYLVKRSTGDYQKLTPAELSSLKSQPGILREIPVAGGLLTLLATQEQLDLLVQDQVRQELHQSGYPEDQYVWVNHVLNFDGGDRYAIRIIHPNLVNTEGTYLSTNTPDIKGNYPYSVELEGIKAKGEVFQSYYFINKSDKKITERLTYAKLYKPYNWVVATGTPMRDIFSYTELLEAQNMKAIRHTILVYIATLLLLSSFVTFMIVRIQLQYKKQVERFVKIETELDPLTHSFTRKAADTIFAEQFKAYQHTGVSPILYMADIDNFKCINDTYGHAAGDMVLKAMSAALLELVEPEGRLFRWGGEEFVICTWGDSTPTPAEFAQHVLSMVHSLVFEQDGKTFHITLSLGSSFFEPGDETYTDALNRADTALYQAKRNGKNQYQPYKNLEQ, from the coding sequence ATGGATAAGCAGAATAAAATTTTTCTAAAAACACTGATTTTGATTCAAGTCTTTTTGGGCGTGATGATGATTGGTATGCTCTCCCTACTGGCACACAACATTGCTGACAACAATGATCACACCCTTCACATGCTGGCTGTGGATGACACAAAACAGTCTATGAAGAAGATTATCGACGATATCATCACCCGCATTGACCTCAAGCGGGAAGACATCCAGAACAATACAGAAGCCATCATCGAAGTAACCGCTGTAGGTTTGTCTGGCAGCAATCCGGCCCAGTCAACGGCCGCTATCAGTCAAGCCTTGAAGCAGACCCCCTATGCCGAGACCATTCAGCTCTTGTACGAAGACAAAAACAATCATCAGAGCTACCTAGTCAAGCGAAGTACAGGCGATTATCAGAAGCTGACACCAGCGGAGTTGAGTTCCCTGAAATCCCAGCCGGGCATCCTGCGGGAAATACCAGTTGCCGGAGGCCTATTGACTTTACTGGCCACGCAAGAACAGTTGGATCTGCTGGTACAGGACCAGGTCCGGCAGGAACTGCACCAGTCTGGCTATCCAGAAGACCAATACGTCTGGGTGAACCACGTGCTAAACTTTGACGGCGGCGACCGATATGCCATCCGCATCATTCATCCAAATCTGGTCAATACCGAGGGGACCTATCTGTCCACCAACACCCCAGATATCAAGGGCAATTATCCTTATTCGGTAGAACTTGAGGGCATAAAAGCCAAAGGAGAGGTATTTCAATCTTATTACTTTATCAATAAGTCAGACAAGAAGATCACCGAGAGGCTGACTTATGCCAAGCTCTACAAACCCTACAACTGGGTGGTGGCCACTGGCACTCCCATGCGTGATATCTTTTCCTACACCGAACTGCTGGAAGCTCAAAACATGAAGGCCATCCGCCACACGATTCTGGTATACATCGCCACCTTGCTGCTTTTATCCAGCTTCGTCACCTTCATGATTGTCCGCATACAGCTGCAATATAAGAAACAGGTCGAACGTTTTGTAAAAATTGAAACGGAACTGGATCCCCTAACTCATTCCTTTACGAGAAAAGCCGCCGACACCATCTTTGCCGAGCAGTTTAAGGCTTACCAGCACACAGGAGTTTCTCCGATTCTCTATATGGCGGATATTGATAATTTCAAATGCATCAACGATACCTACGGCCACGCCGCAGGTGACATGGTGTTGAAAGCCATGTCTGCTGCGCTGCTGGAACTGGTGGAACCAGAAGGCCGTTTGTTCCGTTGGGGCGGAGAAGAGTTTGTCATCTGCACCTGGGGAGACTCAACCCCTACACCTGCCGAATTCGCCCAGCACGTGTTATCTATGGTTCACAGCCTAGTTTTTGAGCAGGATGGCAAAACCTTTCACATCACCCTCTCCTTAGGCAGTTCCTTCTTTGAGCCGGGAGATGAAACTTATACAGATGCCCTTAATCGGGCAGATACAGCCCTCTACCAGGCCAAACGGAATGGGAAGAACCAATATCAGCCTTATAAAAATCTGGAGCAGTAA